In Trichlorobacter lovleyi, the DNA window GTTCACACTCACCCGGTTTCAGGACGCAACGGTTCGGCAGGATCGGCCCTTCGACCGCCTCAACCACCTGCAGCAGCGTAATGCTTTCCGGGGGACCGGCCAGCAGGAACCCGCCGCCGGTACCGCGGAACGATTTTACAATACCGGTTTTGCTGAACTGTTGAAATATTTTTGCCAGAAAGGTCTGGGGGACATCCACGGCCACAGCGATTTCACTGAGGAGTGAAATCTTGTTGGGAGGCTGACTTGCCAGATAAATGATGCCACGTATTGCGTAATCACCCTTACGGGTCAGTTCCATCATAGGGGACTCCTAAAAGGACTTTGATGATCCCTTTATACCGTGGTGGCAAAAGACTTGTCAAGTCCTGTTGCCTTCCCGGCATGATCCCCGCTGTTCCTGTGTCGTGGAGACAGCATAACGCCCGTCCCCACATATGACGGCATGCAGACCCGGCTTTTGAGATGGGGCGTTGTCGTAACCGCTATGCGGCCTCCGGCTCGGCGGTTTGATTCTCCTTTTTCTTGCCGAAGAACAGTGCTACCCAGACACTGACCTCGTACATCAGGTAGAGCGGGATCATGATCACAAACATGGTTACCAGGTCTGAGTGGAAGGCGGCCACAATCGAACTGGCCAGCAGGGCGTATTTACGCTTGGGGGCCAGAAACTGGTAGGAGACAATGCCGAAACGTGAAAGCAGCAGGGTGATAATCGGCAGCTCTGCAATCAGACCGAACAGCAGGATCAGGCGCAGACAGAAATCGACATAAGCTGACAGTGACAGCCAGCTGCGCAGTCCCTCGGTTTCGTAGGAGAGTGAGAAGTTGATGATGAAAGGCCAGATAATGGTCAGAAAAAACATCGCACCGATACAGAAGGCGATGGTGGCCACGGTGATAAACGGCACCACCAGTCTGCGCTCCTTGCGGGTCAGTCCGGGGGCGATGAAGGCCCAGATCTGATGAAACACAATCGGCAGTACCAGTACGAAGCCGGCAATCACCGAGATCTTGCACTGGATAAAGAACGGCTCAAGCGGCGCCGTGTAGTTGAGGGCATGCTGCTTCTTGGGCTTGTTCAGTTCCTTTTCAAGGTTGGCACGGCCATAAATGGCCGGATAGTGTTCCTTCAGATACAGGTAGCCCTTCTGTTTGGCCGTATCCAGGTAGGTGGTACCGGTCAGCGGTTTTTCCATGAAGATCAGGATCTCGTCGGCCAGATTCCAGGCAAGGCCCATGCCGATGACCACTGCCACCACGATGATGATCAGGCGTTTGCGTAACTCGACCAGGTGTTCGATAAAGGGGAGAACTTTGGATGGTTCTTCAGACATGATTACTCCTGTAGGTGATGATCCGGCAAAGCTAGCACAGGCGTTGCAAAGGCGCAACTAACGCCGGCGATTTCCGTTGCCGGTGCCTTTCAGTACCGGGCGTTTGCCCCTGATCGGGATACGTGGATACTCCTCCGTGGCAGCCGGTTGGGCTGTGGCCACGTCTCTGCGGACAGTGCTGTGGCTTTCCAGTACAAACTCGATCCTGCGGGCCTGGGGATTGACCGCCACCACCCGTACCCGGACAGGGTCGCCGATCCGCAAGGTGCGCCCGGAACGCCGGCCGATCAGGGCGTGGGTTGGCTCATCAAAGCTGTAGAGGTCGTCCGCCAGGGTGGAGATGTGTATCAGTCCTTCCACAAAGACCTCCGACAACTCCACAAAACAGCCGAAACCGGCTACCCCGGCGATAAAACCGTCAAACTCCTGCCCGATTCTGCCCTGCATGAACTGCAGTTTTTTCAGCTCGACAATATCCCGCTCCGCCTCCATGGCCACCCTCTCGCGGGTGCTGGTATGCTCGGCGGCTTCGGAAATGGTGCTGCCGATCCGATCCAGTTCGCGCTGTCCTTTTTTGTCCAGTGTCCCGGCTTTGCGCTCCAGGGCCAACCGGAGCAGGCGGTGCACAATCAGGTCGGGGTAGCGCCGGATCGGCGAGGTGAAATGGGTGTAGCAGCTGGAGGCCAGACCGAAATGTTTCAGGTTTTCAGCCGCATAGCGGGCCTGTTTCATGCAGCGCAGCAGGCCGTAGTTAACCAGCCGTTCTTCCGGCTTGCCTTCTGCGTCGTTGATCAGGCGCTGCATGGCTGACGGCTCCACCCGATCTCCCTGCATCTCCAGGGTAAAGCCAAAGGGCAGGATAAAGTCGCGGAAGGCGGTCAGTTTGGTTGGATCAGGCGGCTCATGGACCCGGTAGATGAATGCCATCTCCTGCCCGGACACAAAGCGGGCTACGGCCTCGTTGGCAGCCAGCATGAACTCTTCGATCAGCTGGTGGGCCAGGTTGCGCTCACTCTTGATGATCGCCTCGGTCTGGCCGGTCAGGCCGAGGATGATCTCCGGTTCAGGCAGATCAAAGTCAATACTGCCCCGTTGTCTGCGCATCGCCTGCAGAATCAGGGCCAGCACTTTCATCTGCAGCAGCATCGGGGCCAGGGGACGGTCCTCTTCGAGCACTTTTTCATCGCCATCAATGATGACCTGCTTGACCTTGGTGTAGGTCAGGCGGGCGTCGCTCTTGATCACGCTGGGGTAGAAGCTGGATTCGAGCATCCGCCCCTGCCGGTCAAAGAGTATCTCGGCGGTCATGGTCAGCCGGTCCAGGTGGGGATTCAGGGAGCAGATGCCGTTTGAGAGGCGTTCCGGCAGCATCGGGATGCAGCGGTCCGGAAAGTAGACCGAAGTGCCTCGCAGGTAGGCCTCGCGGTCAAGCATACTACCAGGCTTGATGTAGTGTGAGACATCGGCGATCGAAACCCAGAGTCTGAAATTCTGGCCTTCCTGTCTGATGGAAACGGCATCGTCAAAGTCTTTGGCCGTTTCTCCGTCAATGGTCACGGTGGGCAGCTTGCGCAGGTCAACCCGATCCTTCAGATCGTTTTTGCCGACCTGGGAGGGGATTGCCAGGGCCTCTGTCAGCGTCTCCGGTTCAAAGGTGTGGGGCAGATCAAACTTGCGGATCACCGTCTGTACTTCAACATCAGGGTCGTCGGGCCAGCCCAGGATTTCAACCACTTTGCCTTCGGGTGGGCGCCCCCCGACCGGCCAGGCGGTGACTTCAATCACCACCTGCTGCCCATCAACCGCGCCATTGACCGCATTGGCCGGCACGGTAAAGAAGGTGCCGATCCGCAGTTCTTCCGGAACCACGGTTGCGCCACGCTTGCTTTGCTGCAGGCGTCCCACAATCCGGCTGTTGGCCCGTTCCAGTATGGCAACCACCCGGCCTTCCAGCTTGCCGCGCTGGGAGCGGCTCTTCTCGGCCCTGACCGATACCTTGTCACCATGCAGGGCGTTATTGATGTTCTTGCCCGGGATAAAGATGTCCTCGCCGCCGCTCTCAGGCTTGACAAAGCCGTACCCATCGCGGTGAATCGAGATGCTGCCCTGCACGGTGCCGCTGTTGTCGGCTCCCGGCAGGGTGTAACGGTTGCCCCGCAGGCGCAGGATCTCGCCACTGCGTACCAGGTCATCCACAATCTGCTTGAGCTCATTTTTGATATGGCGGCCGCCAAAGGCGCGCAGCAGTGAGGCAAAGTGCAGTGCCTCGGGTTCTTCAGCCAGCAGGTTCAGTATCTCTTTTTTGTGCAGGAGCATCGCAGAAACCATTTCCTTTAGGGTGAATCTATGGTTGATTGAACAGGAAAAGGGGTTAGCTGTATGAGCTAACCCCTTTGATATTGGAGGCGACTTCTGGTCTTTGATTGAATGTTGTAATTGTCTAATATCATTATATTGTTCCTTGTTTATTGTTGTTTTGTTTGAGTAGTTACCCCAAAAGTTACCCCGTTTGTTGGTTCGTTTCTGGGGCCCCGTTCACTTTTTAGGCTGTCTATCAACCCGCTCTAAAACCCAACTTTTGAGATAAGTTTGGATTGGGGCAACAGAAGAGGGGGCAGCCATTGATGACCAACCCCTCTCTTGCTGTGTGATTCTAGCGGCCTTGCTTGTCGATCCAGTCATGTATGTCTGACTTGCGCCAGACAGTGGTCTTACCACCCAGGCAAATTGAGGCTGGAAATCTGCCGCTCCGTACCCCTTTCCACCATGTTGACTTTTTCACCGGGATCAGCGGTTTGATACCCCGCTGCTCGTCACCGAGAATATCCCACACACGATAAAACCCTTCACGCTTTACAACGCCTGAACCACCAATGCTGCCTGCTGCCATACCCACCTCGGGTCGCGTTTCGGGCAGATGTTTTTTGTTTCAACAGCTCGCACGCTGTCGCACACCCAGCCCGTTAGCCCCTCTGTTGCGGCATTTATAATTATACCATGGTCATCGTCTCTCCATCAAGCATTGTGCTGTTTTGATAGTTTTGTTGCGTGTCGTTGATTGATGATTCGTTGCATGCGCAACTTGTCGTGTGCTCGCTGTGTCAGAGAGTCGGGTGACACAGCGAGCACACATCAGCTGGCCTTCAACGCATTTTTACGCAACGGAGGACTCGCACGAATGATGAATGACATCAAAGCAGAGCTGGCATCGATACGCCAGCAGAGGAAGATGGCACGACGGCGACGATATTATCGCTCGCGCCTTAACAAATACCGGGCGGAAATTACCACGCTACGCTGGTCCGGAGCCACGTTGGCCGAGATTGCCATCTGGCTTCGTCGGCGACGCTGCACGGTCGCCACATCTACCATCTCGCGCTATCTGGCGCGGTTGCCGGAGGTTGACGGCCATGACTAGTTTTCGAACCAGTCGAAGCCAAGCCCGCCATGCTGTGAAAGCCCTGTCAGGCATTGGCAAAGCTCGTCATGGCAGCAAAGAGGTTGGGCGGGTTCATTCGTTAGGCACCGCTCGCAACTATGAGCAAGCCCTGTCAGGGCTTGCCGCCTGGTTGAATGTCAGCCGCTTGGGTAGTCTGCGTGACTTGGATCGCAACAAGGCACTGCGCTATCTAGACGAGCGTTCTGAGTCGGTCCGACAACCGACCCTGGATCAAGACCGACAGGCGATCCAGGCAGCCCTCGGAGAGCAGTTGCCGCGTGTCAAGAGTGAGCTATCCACAGCTTTGTCTGGACGTGCCTACACTCAAGATCAGTTGACAGCCATTGCGGCTGCTCAGGCCGAGCGTCATGCCGTCGCCACCGAAGTCGCTGCTGCATGCGGCCTGCGGGCTCATGAGCTGTTAACCATCCGTCGAATAGAAGAGCAGAAACCGAGCAACCATCGTTCCTGGCGGACTGACCTATACGCTAACCGTGAAGGCAAATTTTACGTGGTGACTGGCAAAGGTGGCTTATGCCGTGCCGTACTCATTCCTGCCGACCTGGCTGACCGTCTAGAGGCTAGGCGGTTTGAGCAGGCGCGGGTTATAACAGATCGTGGTATCAAATATGATGTCAGATACGACATCGGTGGTGGACAAGCATGGTCGGCGTCGTTTTCGGCTGCTAGCAAACGTGCGTTGGGGTGGTCAACCGGTGCTCACGGATGCCGTCATAGCTACGCCCAGGCTCGCATGGATGAGTTACAGTCATCAGGCTATCGTTATTTGGAGGCATTGCTTGTTGTATCGCAGGAAATGGGGCATTTCCGGCCGAGTATTACTGAGGTATATCTGCGTTGATATTATTTTGTTGACGGTGTGTGTTGCTGTGATATCGAGAGGCATACTATTTATTTGCGCTGGATTGAATGCCAGCCTCGTTGTCGCACAACGGAAAAAAACGATCAGAAAGGAGGAGGCAGTTTCGTAGTGTTACATGATTGACCGCGCGAACAGTGTCGGCGGTGCTCCTGGCCGAGCAGAACAGATGCGAATCGGGGGAGAAGTGCCAGCCCCGCATGGTTATAAACGCCATGGTGGAATCTAACGAGCAACATAACAATCATTTGATCTCTTCTGTTATCACTGCCATTACCGTGATAACAAGCAGAGTGCATGACACATAGCCAAGAACAAGATACCCGTCAGATCTGTCAAACCTTACTCATTACCTTGTCATCGGTCACGCCTTCATGAATACCTCCTCACGGCGGTTTGGGACCTGTCAATCCCTTCAAGAGCGGTTTTTAAAAGTGTTAACTATTTTTTTAAGTTAGTTATAAAGAGTTTATTGTTATGTTAATACGCGCGTATAGGTAATTAAATATCAAATAATAACATTGTGTTGTTATAATATTTTAGAATATATAACATATTTATCGGAATGAATAACATTTAATGATGGGCATTCAGTTTGCAGGAAGACCGTATGAAAAATAAATCTAGTTCCGTCTTGAGACTTGATATAGCCACGATGAAGTACCCTTTCTTTTCGGTTACTGGCGGCGAAGAGAAACGCCAATATCAAGATGAAAAACGAGATGTGTCGCTCGTTATCAGCGCCCCCACGGACTGCGGCGCGCCCTCTGTCATGGATCGTGATGTTCTGACCTACTGCCAGACGCGACTCCGGCAACTTTATGGCCCTAAAGACTTGGAAGTGTTTGATGAATTTCCTGCTATCGAGTTTTCGTTTCGTAAATTCTGCGCCACAACAGGCAGGCAGCCAGGTGGAACGTCCATGGCATATCTTGAACGTGCCCTGATTCGACTCAACAAAAGCCTGATAACCACCAAAAACATCTGTGTTAACAAAAATGAGCTTGCTCAAGAGCCAACACCCTTTATAGATTTTTTTGAGATCACCAAGGGCGAGGACAGAAAACGCGGACGTGGCAACGATGTGATAATCAAGGTCAGGCCATCTCGCTGGGTCCACAAGGCGTTAATTCGTGATTACCTACTGGTTGACCCAGACTTCTATAACATCAAGTCTCCGATGGCACGTCGACTGTTTGAGGTCGGGCGAGCGTTTGTTGGAGATAGACCCGGAAATTTTGTGTTTGATCTTGATGGGCTTAGTCTTTTGCTCGGCTTAAAGTCACCTCGCAACAAAATGCTGTCAATGATCAAGCAGCATATACCGCAACTCGCCAGGCTTGACCTGCGACTTGACCTCAAGCGAGATGGTGTTGTTTATTCCCGGATTCAATCAGAGCCGGAAGAACTCCCACCTGTACCGCCAGAGCTTGAAGAGGATTATCTGAATCCAATGAACCCACAAGAAGAGGCAGAGCAACTGCTGAAAGAGCTGACTCTTGCCAAGACATCATGTAATGACCAAGAAAATATAGGGTACGACGAGGAGCTTGCAAGGACGGTTTTTGGCGAGCCATAGGCCGCTGAAGCGATTTTGAGTCAAACCAACCAGCTTGAATTAAAAAGAGTAACATCCTTGTCAGCGCAAGCTATTGATGATATGGATATGAAAAAACTATAATAAATCTAATTACATTTATTCCTTGCCAATCTTCCAGCCGTCGTCATACCTGTGAAAAATAACTTTATAAAATTTATTTAAACTTGAAGATTTATTATATTCTCCAAAACACTTGCCCATGTTGTTCCAATATATGTTTTTCTTGTATTCAACCAATCTAGTATTATTGTCGATTATTTTTACACTCTGTATATCAACGTCTTGTGTGCCAAGAGTAAATGTGTATTTGTTGTCTTTATGAGGTGATATAAACTCATGTCCAGCTTTTAGAATATCGAGTTTAGTGAAATATGTATCAGAAAAATGGACAAAGCCATCACTTGTTTCTATACTGAATATGTTGTCAGTAAACTTATTTGATTTTAATAGTGTTGCATATTTGTTTAATTTGATACATCTATAAAAATCATTGTAGTTAAAATTTGACACTTCGTTCATGGTAATGAATGAATCTGTATTGCCATCATATATAATCTCAATATTTTTGTTTTCAATTTGTTTTTTTGCCTGATATCTCCAAAAAAATCTATCACATGAAGTGATAAATATAGTTGCTAATAAAACAAATGAAATCATAATTGATTTACTGAGCATAGTTCGTCTCCTATAACTCAGCATTTGGTGGGCAAAATCCAAAATAACTTATACGCATGGCTTTTCTATTTTTGTCATCTAATATACTCAAGCACATTGTATGGACATACTTTAAAAGTAAAAACTCAATTGTAATTATTTTCAATGAAATCGAAAACATCTTTCCCTATATTTTCCATCATATCCTGCGAATACGACAGAGAATCTTTAAACCACAAAGAACCTGTATTGGTGTCAGAAAATGTTCCTAATACATTTCCGGTTTCAACATCCACAAGTTTTCCAGAGTAGGACAGATAAGTTTTAACTGATTTTGGAGCCATAAAACCTAATGCCCATTTGGCTGCTCCATGCCCTCCATTAAATTCATCAATCTTTCCCTCTAATCGTACTGCGTTTTTCTGGGGTTCTTGGTTGTTGATCAGAATGCTTTTGAATTTTGTATGCTCCTTGAC includes these proteins:
- a CDS encoding RrF2 family transcriptional regulator, with protein sequence MMELTRKGDYAIRGIIYLASQPPNKISLLSEIAVAVDVPQTFLAKIFQQFSKTGIVKSFRGTGGGFLLAGPPESITLLQVVEAVEGPILPNRCVLKPGECERDASCTVHPVWRQVQQQVRSILAGITLKDLATL
- the tatC gene encoding twin-arginine translocase subunit TatC, with product MSEEPSKVLPFIEHLVELRKRLIIIVVAVVIGMGLAWNLADEILIFMEKPLTGTTYLDTAKQKGYLYLKEHYPAIYGRANLEKELNKPKKQHALNYTAPLEPFFIQCKISVIAGFVLVLPIVFHQIWAFIAPGLTRKERRLVVPFITVATIAFCIGAMFFLTIIWPFIINFSLSYETEGLRSWLSLSAYVDFCLRLILLFGLIAELPIITLLLSRFGIVSYQFLAPKRKYALLASSIVAAFHSDLVTMFVIMIPLYLMYEVSVWVALFFGKKKENQTAEPEAA
- the rnr gene encoding ribonuclease R, with amino-acid sequence MLLHKKEILNLLAEEPEALHFASLLRAFGGRHIKNELKQIVDDLVRSGEILRLRGNRYTLPGADNSGTVQGSISIHRDGYGFVKPESGGEDIFIPGKNINNALHGDKVSVRAEKSRSQRGKLEGRVVAILERANSRIVGRLQQSKRGATVVPEELRIGTFFTVPANAVNGAVDGQQVVIEVTAWPVGGRPPEGKVVEILGWPDDPDVEVQTVIRKFDLPHTFEPETLTEALAIPSQVGKNDLKDRVDLRKLPTVTIDGETAKDFDDAVSIRQEGQNFRLWVSIADVSHYIKPGSMLDREAYLRGTSVYFPDRCIPMLPERLSNGICSLNPHLDRLTMTAEILFDRQGRMLESSFYPSVIKSDARLTYTKVKQVIIDGDEKVLEEDRPLAPMLLQMKVLALILQAMRRQRGSIDFDLPEPEIILGLTGQTEAIIKSERNLAHQLIEEFMLAANEAVARFVSGQEMAFIYRVHEPPDPTKLTAFRDFILPFGFTLEMQGDRVEPSAMQRLINDAEGKPEERLVNYGLLRCMKQARYAAENLKHFGLASSCYTHFTSPIRRYPDLIVHRLLRLALERKAGTLDKKGQRELDRIGSTISEAAEHTSTRERVAMEAERDIVELKKLQFMQGRIGQEFDGFIAGVAGFGCFVELSEVFVEGLIHISTLADDLYSFDEPTHALIGRRSGRTLRIGDPVRVRVVAVNPQARRIEFVLESHSTVRRDVATAQPAATEEYPRIPIRGKRPVLKGTGNGNRRR
- a CDS encoding helix-turn-helix transcriptional regulator, whose protein sequence is MAAGSIGGSGVVKREGFYRVWDILGDEQRGIKPLIPVKKSTWWKGVRSGRFPASICLGGKTTVWRKSDIHDWIDKQGR
- a CDS encoding site-specific integrase produces the protein MTSFRTSRSQARHAVKALSGIGKARHGSKEVGRVHSLGTARNYEQALSGLAAWLNVSRLGSLRDLDRNKALRYLDERSESVRQPTLDQDRQAIQAALGEQLPRVKSELSTALSGRAYTQDQLTAIAAAQAERHAVATEVAAACGLRAHELLTIRRIEEQKPSNHRSWRTDLYANREGKFYVVTGKGGLCRAVLIPADLADRLEARRFEQARVITDRGIKYDVRYDIGGGQAWSASFSAASKRALGWSTGAHGCRHSYAQARMDELQSSGYRYLEALLVVSQEMGHFRPSITEVYLR
- a CDS encoding replication initiator protein A, whose translation is MKNKSSSVLRLDIATMKYPFFSVTGGEEKRQYQDEKRDVSLVISAPTDCGAPSVMDRDVLTYCQTRLRQLYGPKDLEVFDEFPAIEFSFRKFCATTGRQPGGTSMAYLERALIRLNKSLITTKNICVNKNELAQEPTPFIDFFEITKGEDRKRGRGNDVIIKVRPSRWVHKALIRDYLLVDPDFYNIKSPMARRLFEVGRAFVGDRPGNFVFDLDGLSLLLGLKSPRNKMLSMIKQHIPQLARLDLRLDLKRDGVVYSRIQSEPEELPPVPPELEEDYLNPMNPQEEAEQLLKELTLAKTSCNDQENIGYDEELARTVFGEP
- a CDS encoding DUF4410 domain-containing protein — protein: MKKIILLTLMLLGAVSAFAMEDSYKSDKKLSAFTTIIINDFDTKSMTINLLDEDEMSKFKPLLPQMVKNITDTIVSKVKEHTKFKSILINNQEPQKNAVRLEGKIDEFNGGHGAAKWALGFMAPKSVKTYLSYSGKLVDVETGNVLGTFSDTNTGSLWFKDSLSYSQDMMENIGKDVFDFIENNYN